One window from the genome of Acuticoccus sp. I52.16.1 encodes:
- a CDS encoding carboxymuconolactone decarboxylase family protein gives MTKLDRYDEATAPEGSLPLIERSRKAFGRLPGLHSVMAGSPALLEGYQVLHRLFAEATAFDAEEKTVVWQTINVYHSCHYCVPAHTGIAKMMGVSDEISTALRDETPLPSEKLEALRTFTLAMVESRGNPTDEELQAFYDAGYGQRQVLDVILGIAQKVMSNYTNHIAETPVDAPMQKFAWTKAGAKAA, from the coding sequence ATGACAAAGCTCGACCGATACGACGAGGCGACCGCGCCGGAGGGCTCGCTGCCGCTGATCGAGCGGTCCCGCAAGGCGTTCGGCCGGCTGCCGGGGCTGCACTCGGTGATGGCCGGCTCGCCCGCGCTGCTCGAAGGCTATCAGGTGCTGCACCGGCTCTTCGCCGAGGCGACGGCCTTCGACGCCGAGGAGAAGACCGTCGTGTGGCAGACCATCAACGTCTACCATTCCTGTCACTACTGCGTGCCGGCCCACACCGGGATCGCCAAGATGATGGGCGTGAGCGACGAGATCTCCACCGCGCTGCGCGACGAGACACCGCTGCCGAGCGAGAAGCTGGAGGCGCTGCGGACCTTCACGCTGGCGATGGTCGAGAGCCGCGGCAACCCGACCGACGAAGAGCTTCAGGCCTTCTACGATGCCGGCTACGGGCAGCGGCAGGTGCTCGACGTCATCCTCGGCATCGCACAGAAGGTGATGAGCAACTACACCAACCACATCGCCGAGACCCCGGTCGACGCGCCGATGCAGAAGTTCGCCTGGACCAAGGCGGGCGCGAAGGCCGCCTGA